CTCACAGTAAGTATCGTTTTATATCTGGTCTCATTGACGGGATCGCCTTATGTGGAGATCTCTCCGGGGCTGCTATGGCAGAAAAGGTTAATGAGCTTTTGCCTGATGCTTGGGCAGAGAGAGATGCTGAGAACATTGCGATAGATGCTAGGGCTGCTCTCGCAAGGTTTAAAAAAGAGCGCAGCTATGCCAGATGAAAATGACTTAAGGGAAATTGAAAAGGTAACGGAAGACGTTTTGGAAGAACACGTCGCAGATGGTTCTCTCTCTGCTACTGAGGCGTCTGCTATCAAAGGGGCTACAGCTCATATCGCTACCGAGATCATAATGAAGTCTTCTGTGCGGTTTTCGGGCCCCTTGCCTCCGCCTTCCGTTTTAGAAGAGTATGAGGCAGTCTGCCCCGGGTCTGCTCGAGATATCGTTGATATGATGAAAGAAGAAGGACGAACTAGGCGCTTTGCCGCAAAATGCTTAGCTGTTGCAGTCCCTTTGGGAATTCTCTTGGGTGGAGCCATCTGCTTATCGGGCTTTTATTGCTCGATTTTGCTTGCTAGAGAAGGG
This is a stretch of genomic DNA from Dethiosulfovibrio russensis. It encodes these proteins:
- a CDS encoding DUF2335 domain-containing protein, coding for MPDENDLREIEKVTEDVLEEHVADGSLSATEASAIKGATAHIATEIIMKSSVRFSGPLPPPSVLEEYEAVCPGSARDIVDMMKEEGRTRRFAAKCLAVAVPLGILLGGAICLSGFYCSILLAREGLGGKSIAAIFAAVGVVIASVWNSNSRKSKPKEENDDDKPV